The following DNA comes from Rhodoligotrophos appendicifer.
CGGCCTTCAAACGGATCACTGTCGCGCCTGTTGGAATTTCAAAGGGCCTTGGCGTCCTTCAGCAAGGTCGCATCAACAGCAATGGAGCCAAGTCGCTTCCTTCAACACGCCTGCGGTCAGATCTCTCGGGTCACTCATATAAAACACACGAAGGTCCTGCAATATCGTCGCGATCAAGGTGACCTGTTGTTGGTTGCAGGCGTGGGATGGAAGCCCGGTGTAGTAGGAACCGCAACTCTCTCAACGGACAGCGCGACACCTGCCGGGCGTTCTATTCAGACTGCAGCTCCTGTTGAAGTGAGGGATCTTCCTAATGACCAAGAGTTCCGCAGTTCGAAACTCTTGGTGGAGCACGGCATCGTCTCGCTCCTCAATGTTCCCGTCATGATCGATGGCAACAACTGGGGTTTGCTGGAGGTCGATGCGGAAGAGCCACGAGCCTTCGATGAGGCTGACGTAACCTTCATGACCACTTTCGCTAACATGATTGGGGCGGCTCTCGCTCGTTACGAGTCGGAACAAAGATTGGTCATTCTCTCCCAGGAGCGGTCCAAGGAACGAGAGTTGTCCAAAACGCTCGTGACGGAGTTGCAGCACCGAACGAAGAACAATCTACAGACGATTATCGCCTTCCTCTCCCTCCTGAGACGGAATGCTGACTCGCAGAAGAGCCGGGACGACTTCTCAAGCGTGATGCATCGAGTTCATGCAATTGC
Coding sequences within:
- a CDS encoding histidine kinase dimerization/phosphoacceptor domain -containing protein, translated to MPEKSKRPSNGSLSRLLEFQRALASFSKVASTAMEPSRFLQHACGQISRVTHIKHTKVLQYRRDQGDLLLVAGVGWKPGVVGTATLSTDSATPAGRSIQTAAPVEVRDLPNDQEFRSSKLLVEHGIVSLLNVPVMIDGNNWGLLEVDAEEPRAFDEADVTFMTTFANMIGAALARYESEQRLVILSQERSKERELSKTLVTELQHRTKNNLQTIIAFLSLLRRNADSQKSRDDFSSVMHRVHAIAIAHDQLSFGKEMSHVDFGSYLRSLCANIDPRLDNVVLEVSADPAPMPLDKAVPAGLIVNELVTNAFKYAFDEGEAGVIRVSFLLDQRTGDAVVTVEDNGKGMKDPREGGLGLTLIEAFARQLSGVVERLDLSKGTGCKVSFPVAL